A window from Candidatus Zixiibacteriota bacterium encodes these proteins:
- the bamD gene encoding outer membrane protein assembly factor BamD, with translation MHARPWRSIIPTDLLSHAAACSILLLTSVGAVSCGGSKPPPLGSADETYARAQEHYARRKWEKARVAYEQFVFNFPGAARVDSAQFMLGMCYFNLEDFISARDEFERLRRRYPSSTLVEDADLLQCRSLMSVAPENPSLDQQRTEDAIRQLRLFKDLHPLSAHVRTADSLLAVADGRLSQRDFKAGRLYHRMGRFGAARVYMQEVIDKYPGSPLIPEAVYYIAEGYRKQDSLSRSIEYFEKLIYLYPEHERTKSARRRVADLARRRDQRQALDGDGH, from the coding sequence ATGCACGCGCGTCCCTGGCGATCGATCATCCCGACAGACCTATTGTCCCATGCTGCGGCCTGTTCCATCCTGTTGCTGACCAGTGTGGGCGCGGTCTCCTGCGGCGGCAGCAAGCCGCCCCCCCTCGGCTCGGCCGATGAAACCTATGCCCGCGCGCAAGAGCACTATGCCAGGCGCAAGTGGGAGAAGGCGCGCGTTGCCTACGAACAGTTCGTGTTCAATTTCCCCGGTGCGGCGCGAGTCGATTCCGCGCAATTCATGCTGGGAATGTGCTACTTCAATTTGGAAGACTTCATCTCCGCGCGCGATGAATTCGAGCGGCTGCGGCGGCGCTACCCGTCCAGCACGCTGGTCGAAGACGCCGATCTGTTGCAGTGCCGTTCCCTGATGAGCGTCGCGCCGGAGAATCCATCATTGGATCAGCAACGAACCGAGGATGCCATCCGGCAGTTGAGATTGTTTAAGGATCTGCATCCGTTGTCAGCGCACGTGCGTACCGCCGATTCGCTGTTGGCGGTGGCCGACGGACGACTGTCCCAGCGTGATTTCAAGGCCGGACGCCTGTACCATCGCATGGGCCGCTTTGGAGCCGCGCGCGTGTACATGCAGGAGGTCATCGACAAGTACCCCGGTTCGCCGCTCATTCCCGAAGCGGTCTACTACATCGCCGAGGGGTATCGTAAACAGGATTCCCTGAGTCGTTCCATCGAGTATTTCGAAAAACTGATCTATTTGTACCCCGAACACGAACGCACGAAGTCCGCCCGCCGGCGTGTCGCCGATCTGGCGCGGCGTCGTGATCAGCGACAGGCGCTGGACGGTGACGGGCACTGA
- a CDS encoding lytic transglycosylase domain-containing protein gives MTNNDSIPKRRGLAISWPMAAAFMAIWIVAVVGFAHQANRNVELGRQLQQQEERIADQAERIAYLEDRLRVLEAVEDLQTNLSHDDEARLAADIYEVSQEHQLPPLLIVAVIKVESSFGTDAVSIMGARGLMQVKPSTGRWVASQVGWEWPSDDALFEPDFNLRVGTRYLADLCRQFGCVENALVAYNRGETVVRESLQKGRSLPYSYTRRVMDAFNDLRLRYGAPRIPLTAPCL, from the coding sequence ATGACAAACAACGATTCGATCCCCAAGCGACGCGGCCTTGCGATCTCCTGGCCGATGGCAGCGGCCTTCATGGCGATCTGGATTGTGGCCGTCGTCGGCTTCGCACATCAGGCCAACCGGAATGTCGAACTCGGACGGCAACTGCAGCAGCAGGAAGAACGCATCGCCGATCAGGCCGAACGCATCGCGTATTTGGAAGACCGCCTGCGTGTGCTGGAAGCCGTCGAGGATCTGCAAACGAATCTGAGTCACGATGACGAGGCCCGATTGGCGGCCGACATTTACGAGGTCAGCCAGGAGCATCAACTGCCGCCGCTGCTGATAGTCGCTGTGATCAAAGTCGAATCGTCGTTCGGCACCGATGCAGTATCGATCATGGGAGCGCGAGGATTGATGCAGGTCAAACCGTCGACCGGACGTTGGGTGGCTTCCCAGGTCGGATGGGAGTGGCCCAGCGATGATGCGCTCTTCGAGCCGGACTTCAACCTGCGCGTCGGTACGCGCTACCTGGCTGATTTGTGCCGCCAATTCGGATGTGTGGAGAATGCGCTCGTGGCCTACAACCGCGGCGAAACCGTGGTCCGCGAATCCCTGCAAAAGGGACGCAGTCTGCCGTACTCATACACACGGCGTGTCATGGACGCCTTCAACGACCTGCGCCTGCGCTATGGCGCGCCACGCATCCCGCTGACGGCGCCCTGTCTATAG
- a CDS encoding creatininase family protein: MPTYWENLNWAEFQEAVPAAYRTAMMAIGTLEGHGVGPLGTDNIIPIDLVDQIADDLHALVCPPIHYGQVKGLAAYPGAVPVDEEIFADYCASVFSGIASWGFDSLIVINGHGGNTQTLKAASWEAHRRTGMKILVVDWWLLAAPVCEEVYGQAGGHAGTDENGYVLAIRPDTIHADAYSERMIYQFAPGVTVYPYPGPILTTKAGEGAPDFDVEKAKRYRQGAIATVRDFCRSTLDGWDAMGL; the protein is encoded by the coding sequence ATGCCTACATATTGGGAAAACTTGAATTGGGCGGAATTCCAGGAGGCGGTTCCCGCCGCTTACCGGACAGCCATGATGGCCATCGGTACGCTTGAAGGGCACGGTGTCGGTCCATTGGGCACCGACAACATCATCCCCATCGACCTTGTCGATCAGATCGCCGACGATCTGCACGCGCTGGTGTGTCCCCCCATTCATTACGGCCAAGTCAAAGGACTGGCGGCGTATCCCGGCGCCGTGCCGGTCGATGAGGAGATTTTCGCGGATTACTGCGCGTCCGTTTTCAGCGGTATCGCATCGTGGGGCTTCGATTCGCTGATCGTCATCAACGGCCATGGAGGCAACACGCAAACGCTGAAGGCAGCGTCATGGGAAGCCCACCGCCGCACCGGAATGAAGATCCTCGTCGTCGATTGGTGGCTCTTGGCCGCGCCCGTCTGTGAGGAAGTGTATGGACAGGCCGGCGGGCACGCGGGCACTGATGAGAATGGCTATGTCCTCGCGATCCGCCCCGATACCATTCACGCCGATGCGTACTCCGAACGGATGATCTATCAGTTCGCGCCGGGAGTCACGGTGTACCCGTATCCCGGGCCGATCCTGACGACGAAGGCGGGCGAGGGCGCGCCCGATTTTGATGTCGAGAAGGCAAAGCGCTATCGGCAGGGCGCCATCGCAACGGTCCGCGATTTCTGCCGATCGACGCTGGATGGCTGGGACGCGATGGGATTATAG
- the nadD gene encoding nicotinate (nicotinamide) nucleotide adenylyltransferase, translating into MPTAERIGILGGSFDPVHHGHLIAAQCACEQLPCDRLLLVPNNHSPLKQTPPHASFDHRLAMLRLAVEHSPALKVSDIEGQRTGPSFTVDTLDALHERMPRAELLLVLGDDALADFPSWKDSARVRKLARIAGMTRMGEGDALARHADLTVAMPRVDISSTIIRERIASGLSIDFLTPPVVAAYIRLHCLYRSSQD; encoded by the coding sequence ATGCCGACGGCAGAACGCATTGGAATCCTCGGCGGTTCATTTGATCCCGTTCATCACGGACACCTGATCGCCGCGCAATGCGCGTGCGAGCAGTTGCCGTGCGATCGCTTGCTGCTGGTCCCGAACAACCACTCGCCCTTGAAGCAGACGCCGCCGCATGCGTCCTTCGATCACCGCTTGGCCATGCTGCGGCTGGCGGTGGAACATTCGCCTGCCCTGAAGGTCTCCGACATTGAAGGGCAGCGTACGGGACCGTCGTTTACTGTAGACACTCTCGACGCCCTGCATGAGCGGATGCCGCGGGCTGAACTGCTCTTGGTACTCGGCGATGATGCGCTTGCTGATTTCCCGTCGTGGAAGGACTCGGCGCGCGTGCGCAAACTGGCACGGATTGCCGGCATGACGCGAATGGGAGAAGGCGACGCTTTAGCGCGGCATGCCGATTTGACCGTCGCGATGCCGCGTGTGGATATTTCCTCGACGATCATTCGCGAACGCATCGCATCGGGGCTGTCAATAGACTTCCTCACGCCGCCCGTCGTGGCCGCCTACATTCGATTGCACTGCCTCTACCGGTCGTCACAAGATTAG
- a CDS encoding DUF2064 domain-containing protein, which translates to MRGRSVIIIQVRNPVGKEEPLPVLRVFDDVKMLKLKRAFFTDTLAQVAAVEFADVKVAIAPRERAIWARDAAALLREHYPQRRGVETLASRMEVLPQSVAPIGERTTENLRHCLSAGYQYIITMGGYLPTMPPELIVGALEHLRDHPLILGPTIEGGCYLFGMRSDCPEAAGLVTIGSDQAYRDSTGALERAGLTWQEIDLNYDVSHQEDLEFIVREINFCRINGDEDTGRCTEDVLAEYIKESPAEP; encoded by the coding sequence ATGCGTGGTCGCAGCGTTATCATCATCCAGGTACGCAACCCCGTCGGCAAAGAGGAGCCGTTGCCGGTCTTGCGCGTCTTCGATGACGTCAAGATGCTCAAGCTGAAACGCGCATTTTTCACCGACACGCTGGCGCAAGTGGCGGCGGTCGAATTCGCTGACGTCAAGGTGGCCATCGCACCCAGGGAGCGCGCGATCTGGGCCCGGGACGCGGCGGCGCTGTTGCGTGAGCATTATCCGCAACGGCGCGGTGTGGAGACTTTGGCGTCGCGTATGGAAGTTCTGCCGCAGTCGGTCGCGCCGATCGGCGAACGCACGACCGAGAATCTCCGGCATTGCCTGAGTGCCGGTTACCAGTACATCATCACCATGGGTGGATACCTCCCGACGATGCCGCCCGAACTCATCGTCGGCGCGCTGGAGCACTTGCGCGATCATCCCTTGATCCTGGGCCCGACCATCGAGGGGGGCTGCTACTTATTCGGAATGCGCTCCGATTGCCCCGAGGCGGCGGGACTGGTGACCATCGGCAGCGATCAGGCATACCGTGATTCCACTGGGGCGCTTGAGAGGGCCGGACTCACGTGGCAAGAAATCGACCTCAACTATGATGTCAGCCACCAGGAAGATTTGGAATTCATCGTGCGCGAAATCAATTTCTGTCGGATTAACGGCGACGAAGACACCGGACGCTGCACAGAAGACGTACTCGCAGAGTACATCAAGGAGAGCCCCGCCGAGCCATAA